The Paenibacillus tianjinensis genome has a window encoding:
- a CDS encoding undecaprenyl-phosphate glucose phosphotransferase, translating into MIRRNQKFLTQLYMVTDFLVIQLSFLAAWWLKFKSGLLESYNTLPVESYAYWSIMYAVIAVLIGIVLSLYLPKRKKRFVDEFLKIFQVHVMAIFILLGVMFFLKEIDVSRQYLAIYMGFNILSIMLYRYVLKSMLKSLREKGYNRQFVLIIGAGTLGKRFYNNLVQYPELGYETIGFLDDYHKWDGIEEQRFKPILGTVDELPGMLEMLPVDEVILALPLDAHSKYPAIIAACEKAGVRTLIIPDFFDYLPARPYFDNFAGMPMINVRDIPLDMTGNKLAKRAFDIVFSLFAIIMMSPVMLIVALGVRVTSPGPVIFKQERVGLNRRNFMMYKFRSMKMQTDGEEDTGWSTKEDPRRTRFGTFIRRTSLDELPQFFNVLLGQMSVVGPRPERPFYVEQFRDEIPKYMVKHHVRPGITGWAQSNGLRGDTSIEERIKHDIFYIENWSLLFDIRIIVRTIRNGFKNAY; encoded by the coding sequence ATGATCCGCCGTAATCAGAAGTTTTTGACCCAGCTGTATATGGTTACCGACTTTCTGGTAATTCAGCTGTCTTTTCTGGCAGCGTGGTGGCTGAAGTTTAAGAGCGGTTTGCTGGAATCCTATAATACGCTTCCGGTAGAATCGTATGCTTATTGGAGCATAATGTACGCCGTGATTGCTGTGTTGATCGGGATTGTGCTGTCTCTGTATCTGCCGAAGCGCAAGAAACGTTTTGTCGATGAATTCCTCAAAATTTTTCAAGTGCACGTGATGGCTATCTTCATCCTGCTTGGCGTGATGTTTTTCCTGAAGGAAATCGATGTTTCCCGTCAATATCTGGCCATTTATATGGGCTTCAATATTTTATCCATCATGCTGTACCGTTATGTGCTGAAGTCAATGCTGAAATCGCTACGGGAAAAAGGCTACAACCGCCAATTTGTCCTGATTATAGGGGCCGGTACTCTGGGTAAAAGATTCTATAATAATCTCGTGCAATACCCGGAGCTGGGATATGAGACGATCGGGTTCCTGGATGACTACCACAAATGGGACGGTATCGAAGAACAGCGCTTTAAGCCGATTCTGGGTACGGTCGATGAGCTTCCAGGAATGCTTGAGATGCTGCCTGTGGATGAGGTGATCCTGGCGCTTCCGCTGGATGCCCACTCCAAGTATCCGGCAATTATTGCCGCCTGCGAAAAGGCGGGTGTGCGGACGCTAATCATCCCTGATTTCTTCGACTACCTGCCGGCCCGTCCTTACTTCGACAATTTTGCCGGGATGCCGATGATCAATGTGCGGGATATTCCGCTGGATATGACGGGGAATAAGCTGGCCAAGCGGGCGTTTGATATTGTATTCTCGCTGTTCGCCATAATTATGATGTCTCCTGTAATGCTTATTGTAGCACTGGGTGTGCGGGTTACCTCACCTGGACCGGTTATCTTCAAGCAGGAGCGTGTAGGACTCAACCGGCGCAACTTTATGATGTACAAATTCCGTTCGATGAAGATGCAGACGGATGGGGAAGAGGATACCGGGTGGAGCACGAAGGAAGATCCCCGCCGCACCCGGTTCGGAACCTTTATCCGCCGGACCAGCCTGGATGAGCTGCCGCAGTTCTTTAATGTGCTGCTGGGGCAGATGAGTGTGGTGGGTCCGCGGCCCGAACGTCCGTTTTATGTAGAGCAGTTTCGTGATGAAATTCCGAAATATATGGTCAAGCATCATGTGCGCCCGGGAATTACCGGCTGGGCACAGAGCAATGGCCTGCGCGGCGATACTTCGATTGAAGAGCGGATCAAGCATGATATTTTCTATATCGAAAACTGGTCGCTGCTGTTCGATATCCGGATTATTGTCAGAACGATCCGCAACGGCTTCAAAAATGCCTATTAA
- a CDS encoding glycosyltransferase family 2 protein, producing MNVDVSILILNYNTCRLTLDCIRSVYESDTNYSYEIILIDNHSHDDSVEKISAEFPDVLLIANGENVGFARGNNQGMEVASGRYVLLLNSDTVIRRDTLETMVSFMDSRPDLGASGCKVILPDGSLDKACKRGFPTPSASFYYAFGFSKLFPDNPKFNGYQLGYLDPDQAYPVDCLVGAFMLLRRKTIDQVGGLDEEFFMYGEDLDWCYRIKEAGWGIYYYPQTSIIHLKGGSARRRPFKIVYEFHRAMILFHRKHYSRQYNSIINGAVYAGVGVKFMLSLLRNALIIPRAVPSPAQSLTVSGEAGPQIESKAEVRL from the coding sequence GTGAATGTAGATGTTAGTATATTAATCCTCAATTACAACACATGCCGCCTGACGCTTGACTGCATTAGGTCGGTATATGAATCGGATACGAACTATTCCTATGAGATCATTTTGATAGACAATCATTCGCATGATGATTCGGTAGAGAAGATCAGCGCAGAGTTTCCGGATGTGCTGCTGATCGCTAATGGCGAGAATGTCGGATTCGCCCGCGGCAATAACCAAGGGATGGAGGTTGCCTCCGGACGTTATGTGCTGCTGCTTAATTCCGATACGGTGATCCGCCGGGATACACTGGAGACCATGGTTTCCTTCATGGATAGCCGTCCGGATCTCGGGGCTTCGGGCTGTAAGGTGATTTTGCCGGATGGTTCGCTGGATAAGGCCTGCAAGAGAGGATTCCCCACGCCTTCCGCATCGTTCTATTATGCTTTTGGCTTCAGCAAGCTGTTTCCGGACAACCCCAAATTTAATGGATATCAGTTAGGCTACTTAGATCCGGATCAGGCATACCCCGTTGATTGTTTAGTCGGGGCATTCATGCTGCTCCGGCGGAAGACGATTGACCAGGTGGGCGGGCTTGATGAAGAGTTTTTTATGTACGGTGAAGACTTGGACTGGTGCTACCGGATTAAAGAAGCCGGCTGGGGAATCTACTACTATCCGCAGACATCGATCATTCATCTGAAGGGCGGCAGTGCGCGGCGCAGGCCGTTTAAGATCGTGTATGAGTTTCATAGAGCGATGATATTATTTCACCGCAAGCATTATAGCAGGCAATACAACAGTATAATTAATGGAGCGGTATATGCCGGAGTGGGTGTGAAATTTATGTTGTCGCTGCTGCGTAATGCGCTGATTATCCCGCGCGCAGTACCGTCTCCGGCACAGAGCTTAACGGTTTCCGGAGAAGCCGGACCACAGATTGAATCGAAGGCTGAGGTGAGATTATGA